Sequence from the Alphaproteobacteria bacterium SS10 genome:
CCTCGCTTTGACGGCTCTGACATTTCTGTTTCTCCACATATTCAAGGTAGCTCTGGACACTCACTAAGCGGACGCGTCCCAGTCGGATGCCATCAAGCGTCCCGTTATCGAGCATTCGCCGAACGGTTTGAGGATGAACATCCAACAAGCGAGCAACACGCTTAACCGAAAGGAATTCCGGCATCCGTCGAGCTTGCGGTGGTGGAGATGTAGCGGTAGTCTCTGTAAGCAAATAACCAGTCATCTTCTGTCCTCCTTTGGATCAGTTGGTGGATTGGAGTTTGTCGAAGAGTCCGTCTTGGTTTCGCCGCCTGCGGGCTCTTCTTTTTTGTGTAGTTTTAGGTGTTCGATCTCCCGGTACTTTCTTGCTATTTGAGCATCGATCCTTTGTTCAGCCCGGCCTGCTTCAGGGGCCTCTGCCAAATAGTCAAAGAAGTCGGTAGCTTGCTGCGCCTCAGGGCCGGGGATGAACAGGCTCTCATTCTTCTCAGCTCCGGTCAGCGTCATGAACGCAAGCATTCGTTGATCAAAAGCTTCCTGCCTGTCATGGATTTCTTGGGATTGCTCGACTAGCCATTGCTTCAGGTACTTCTCATCATCGTCTAGCTCGTCCGGGTCTTTGGTCAGAATTCGAAGCGCCTCACGTTGTATTTGGTTGTCCTTCAATAATGCTAAGTACTGAGTTTGCATGAAATGAAATTGATATGAGGGTTCGTAGCTGTAATCGATAAATGCTTGTTCAGCGGCCTCTTGGTGCTCTTCTGGAACGCACTTAAGGAGTGTCCAAATGGGGTGGAGGTCCAAGAAGAGACAGAGCATTGCGAGGTTCTGAGACGAGGGATACTGCCCATCTTCTTCTAGTCCGGCGCGCTCATAGCGGATCAGGGTGTTCTCACTAATTCCAATCTTCTGACACAGCGCAACGCGAGAGAGGCCCGCCTTTTCTCTGGCCTCTCTTAGGGCTTTGCCCAGCGCTTCACGCGGCTTTGGTTGGTCTGAAGTCATGATTTAACATACCCAAAAAATGAAGTGGGTACATCAAAAAATGAGATGTTCGTGTGCGGCTGGTGCTTTTGTGTGGAAAAGTGGCCAAAACACCAGCCGCTCGCTTGTCTAGCGTTCATCGAAGATAGGTCCGCCTTCGGTGATCGCGCTCCGCATCCGCATGCGGAGGCCTGATATCAGGTCCTTACCTTCAAACAATTGGACAAAGGGTTTCCCGCTGAGCTGATCATCCAGTGCTTCAAGCTGCTCGTCGGTCATGGTCTCGAGATCAACGCCAAAGAGGGCTGTATCGATGATTCTCTTACCCACTGCATCCAGCTGATGCTTTTGATCATCGGTAGCGTTTTCAAACGCTACTGAGGCAAGTTCTTGCCATTGGCCATCGCTAAGCTTGGCGATGTCTCGTTCAATGGCGAGGTCGATAAGTTCTTCCGGGTCCAAGTATCGAAGGCTGGCCTCGAGATCACCTACCATTGGGCCTAGCTTGCGGCGGTTCCCACTAAACTCACCAACTCGCATTTCATCGATTGCGATGAGTAACCCGGCGGCTCTCGTCTCGTAGAAAATCGATAGGACAGGGTTTCCGCCGCGCTCGTCTTCATAGTCTGCGTCTTGGTGATCGATATGTTCCGGCGCGTCGTCGGTGCCAAAGGCAATGTGATCTGTTGAGCATCCTAGGGCTTCGCAGATAGCGACGAGGCGACTAAGGTTTGGTTCTTGAAGGCCTTGTTCGAACTTCTCGATGATGCGGAGCGTAAGATCGGTTTTCTCAGCTAGATCGTTTCGGCTCAGACCTGCCTGTTCGCGAGCGGCACGAAGCCGTTCGCCAGCGGTCGTTGCTTGATTGAGAGTTGCAGTGTCAGTCATGGATTTACCTTTCGATGATTGCTGGTGGTAATACCCATCCCATCTTCTAAGTCATTGAAATTGCGAGGTGGGTAGGGTTCCCGGTAGCTACCGGGACACGTACCGGGACACGTACCGGGAGGAATGCCCGGTGACGTCTGTGAAGGCGGGGCGAGGTCGAGGAACGGCACTCGCCGGCCTAATTCGAGTGATTGATGCTCGCGCTGAATGACATCGAGGCCCTGGGCTCTTAGGAGGGCGATGACACCCTCAACACCATCGGCCTGATCTGCCTCAACCAGCACGTGAGGGATGATCTGCTGTCGCCTGATATGCTTCCACAGTGCATTGCCAAGCGTGGCGATATGCGTCTCAGGAAGTTCTTTGGAGGCTGCTAACTCTTCGTCGGTGGCCTCTGGGCTGTTATCGTAGCGATGCCGAATATCGCCGCCCCAGGTGAGCTGTCGTGCGCCCTTGAAGGCGTGAGCATACTCTCGAAATAGAGCCTTATCGCGCTTGCTACCGTGGCGATGGCAGTCATCAAGGATCTGCCATGGCGTCCTGCCACCGTTGCCAGCGAGCTTTGTATGGGCCTTGGTGAGCTCAAGGCTTGCACCCCATTTGCCTACATACTCAGCGGCGCCACTGTCTTCGGTCACCCGATCAAAGGTGAACGCATCCGCAGAGCATTGCCCGTAGCCTTTGCGCTCGACACTGCGTGCCCATCGATCAAAGAAATAGAAGCCTAGTTGCTCAGCATCATCCTCGGTCGCGTCTGGATGCATGAACACGAGGATATGAAGGTGAGGGTGCCATCCATCGTGGCCATGGGTGACTTCCATGGCCCGAACATCGCCCAGATAGCCGAATTTGGCTTTGGCCCGCTTCCAGGGGCTGCCTTGCTTCACGAACCGCCATACGTCGCGGACGACATGGCGAAGCTCCTCACAGGTCTGCATGCGATGATGCGGAATGGTAAGGGTCATCATGTAGACGGCCCCACCAGCCTTCCGGTGGCTTTCTAGGACGGCATCGATTTCCTCACGGCGACCCTCGGTGATCTTGGCTGCGCAAACCGGGCAATGCCAAACAGAGCCGCATGTCTCGACGCCTGCAAAATGATGACCGGTATGGGTGGCATGAAGCGTAACTGTCGTGCCTACGGGCTGCTGCCCGCATTTCTTGACCCGTTCCCCTGGAAGTAACGAAGCAGATGTTCGGCGGAGCTGGTGCCGCCTGATCTTGGAGAGTCCTCTGTCACCATTATCCCCAGCCTGTGCATGGGATTGTTGCCGGTTACTGGTTACTAGGGCTGGGGGGGAAACATTATTTGCGTGTATATCAAGATTTGCAGGGGAGCTCATGTAGCTGCACCCCCGTTTTTCCGGAAATGAAAGGTAAGGTCTTGGCCAAAATCAAAGAGTTCGTTTGTGAAATACTCGAAGAGATTTCTGAGGCTGTTCTTGAGTTCAATGATCAGCAAAACGAGCGAGATCAAGGTCGGCGCTCTCACATCCCACTTGCCTCTCCCGAAGGCATGAGGGGGCTGGATGCTGGCGAAACAAGCCATACAAAGGTTGGGAAATGGCAAAGGCTGGTCTTGCCCGTGCGCTTCGATCTGGCACTTGAGATCGGCGAAGATGGCAAAGCGGAGATTGCGGTAGAGGGCAGCTTTATGGGCTTCCTCTCTTCCAGAGGAACGGGCTCTTTGGGACGTTCGTCTGCGCGGATCAGCCGTGCCAATTTTGAGATACCTTTGCTCCTGCCTACCAACATCAGAGGAAGCGACTAGAGCTTTCCTGCTCACCAGCCTCAGGGGGACGACTGCCCCCTGAGCCATTGGCAAGGCTCTGGGCGATGCCATCCTGTCAAACCCCTCCCGCACCACTACCGACCTGCGGTCGGTACCGGGTCGGGGTGTTGACAGGCTGTCTGCGGTGCTCTCCGGTAGGGCGTGTGCAGGCGATTGGTAGGTCATTGGCGAGCCTCCCCATCGGTACCGGGAAGGCTACCGGCCAGCTCCTTTGCGAGCTTTGCGACCTTTGCTTTTGAGATGTTTAGCCGTTCTGCAATTGATGCATCGGTAAGCCCCTCAGCCTTCAGTCGCTTGATTGACTGGATGCGTCGCCGCTTGATGTAGCGCTGCACGTGCTCGCGCCGGTGACGCATTTTGAATTCTGCGATTTCGGCAGTGATGCCATGTGGCTCACCTATGGCCTTTAGCGTTGCATGACGCGTGTCTGCCTTATGTTCGCCACGGCGGAAGGATCGATAGACTTGAATACTGATTGGATCGCGGGCGAGCTCATCTTTGATGCCGCTAGCCGCAACCGTTCCGCCCGCCCTCGGGGCGGCCGGGGTCTTTTCTTTAGGTTTGGAGGGGAGCCTGTCGGCCTTGGTGGCCTCCGGTGGTGCTCCCTGACCAACCAGCGGTGCCGGTGGTGAGGTAGGCTGGTGAGCGACACCGCGCGAGGTGCGAAGCATCGCAATAAAGTCTCGATGTTTCGCGAGCACCTTATTGACGGTGCTGGCCGAGACTGGTGGCTCGAGTTTCTTACCGATCTGTGCGTTGGTGTAGCCCAGAAAATAGAAGCGAATGATCTTTTCATCGCGCTCCCGTATCGCGGCCTTGCGCTGCTTCTTGCGATAGCTGGTCAGGATGGCCTGAAGGCTGCTGACCGGCGTGCTGAAGTTGCTGGCGAAGGTTGTGATAACTTCAGCCTCGGTAACCCCGCCGCTACCTGTTAAGCGCTTGATCTCGGCATCGAGTTCGGCAGCCAAGCGATGCCATTCATCAGTACGATCTTGAGCATCAGCATCTTGATACTGCTCTAGCCGTTTTCGGCGCTCATCGTTGCGTTTGACCAACTCAACCGCTTCGACGATTGCCTTGACCAAATCCATGCCCTGATCAGCAATGAGTTCGGCAACCTCGAAGGGTAACTCGAGGGTGACGCTGACCGTCTCTGGATTGATCGAAATTCGCTTATCCATGGGCGGCCTCCATCTCGAGAGGCTGGCCAATTGAATTTCCCGGACATGTCCGGGTTATTAATGGGTGTAGAGTGTGAAGCGCCCGCAAATGCGGGAATTGGCGGATAGGCTGTACAGGGCCAAGTGGTTGATGTTGTTTGTTACCCGCTCGTTGACATCGTAGGGGTCACTGGTTCATTCCCAGTCGCGCCCACCATTTTTTTCTAGAAATGCTATCTGTTCAGTGGGTTGCCTTGTCCGCTCGCTCAATCGCGCCTGCGCAGCATGAATGCGGTTAGATCGCTGATCGTCTCGACCTGATTGGTTGTGCAGCCAGCTTGGCTGCAGTGTTGATGGTGAAGCGTTAACCGGGTGTCCGATGCCTGTTTGGCATATACGGCGTAGCTGAAGAGCGTGTCAGCGGCGTTCCAACCCGGCATGCGGGATGCGAACAGATGTTTCATCGCCTTGTTGTCTAGATGGGCCCAGCCACCAGCGGGCAGCCACCTTGGATCCCTTGGTCCCTCACCATCGATATCCCTGGCTGGGAAGAAGCCTTGGCTAGCGACGGTCGTTAGGGTCTTTGATAAAGGCCCGCTGGCTTGCAGGCGGTTTTGATGACCAGCTGATGCGAGGCCCAGGATTGAAATGCCGGCATGGCTTACATCCTCAAACCGGTTTGAGGTGCGCGCGGGCCAATATCGCCATAGCTGATGGCCTTCTTCTACCTCATGGCTGCTTAGGAAGCTGGTCACGAGCTTATTGGCATCTCCCGTCCAGCTGCTTTGATCAAACATCTGCCCGGCTTGGGCGAGGAAACCTGCCATCGCCATCTGCCAGTTCCAGGGGGCAACCTCCCCGGCAAAGCGGAACGGAATATTGGCCGGGATCAAATACAGCCCGGTATCGGCATCAACCTGGGCGCTAAAGAAGCGAATGATGCTGCGTGCGGATTGCTCTAGCCGTCCCATTAGGGCTGGGTCACAGTATTCCTCAATACCACCGCACGCTTCGATCAATGCCATGCCGATCATGCCCAGATTGACCGCATGGGCGATGGGGGTGCGTTGGTTACTTGAATAGATGCGGGTTGCCCAGCCATGCGCCGGTAGGCCGTGATCTGCGGTGATCTGCAGCTGGTGATTGGTCTGGCCCAGGATCCGGTCGATAGCCTGGGCTTCTAACAGGGCAAAGACTTCATCGCCCGTCTTTTGATACAGCAAGGCAAGTGCACGAAGGCGGTAGCTCTGAGACCAGCTGAGGGTGCCAGCCTCATCAGAGGCAAGCGCCCTCGGTTCGCCAAGCTGCCCCATGGTTAGGCCAGCCAGGGCATGGAACATTGCCCTCGTCTCCGGCGAGCCTTCTAGCTTCAGTGCCCTCACGCCAGGCTGGTCTTTGGGGCCGCTGCCCCAGATGAAGACATCCTCACTGCCCGTAATGAACTGAGGTTTAGCATTTGGCTGCAATGGCAGTGAGATCAGTTGTGGTTTGTCCGTATGGTTGCAGTAGGCCTCAGCGAAGAGGGTGTTCTGGCGGATGCGGATGGTACCAGTGGCACAATCCACCAAGCGCCATTGATGGGTTGCTGAGGGCGCCACACGACCATCGTTACCAACGGCGTAGAGTTCGATCAGGGTCTCAAGCTCTTTGCTTCGCCATCGGCTGGTAATCAGGCGGTTTGCGTTGAACTCAATAATCGAAACCTGGGTGCCGTAGGGTAGGGAGATGACGGTATCACCATCCTGAACGATGTCAGTGGTGTCACCCCGGGTCTTCGTGGTTCGCACATAGGCATATGAACCATCACGGCGAAGGCGAAAGCTGCCGATACGGGACACGTCATTGGTATCCGCACCATCGATTAGAATCTGATCATTGATTGTAATTGTTGGTCTGAAGTCCCCTGCACGCCACTCGATTATGGCTTGGTGCTTGGGGCGATTGATCACCGCCTCAAGTCCCGGGCGGCTGATCCGATGTTTAGTGATGAGGCCGGTGACCAAATCAACCTCTGCACCGGTGTGTTGAGAGATCAGAGTCTGGGCAGAAGCGGGTGGTGCCGCGGTGATGAACACCGCGGCAACCACACTGGCTAGGATGAACCTGGCTGGGGGCATGCCGGTTCTTCCTAGAAGTTGAAGTAGATGAATTCAGTCAGATCACCGATCCGGTACATCTGAATGATCGAGATCACCGCGATGGTTGCGATGGCAAGGGACCAGGCCGGGGTCGGCTGCCAAAGCTTAGGCGCCTGGCCAAGCTTGATCCGCAGCTCCCGTGCCACATCGATCACGGGGCGATAGCGGGCGGTTAGCTCGATTGAGTTGGGCATCCACACTGCGATGATTGCCAGCGCCAGGAACTGCAGCCAGATCCATGCTGAACCATTGGTCAGCCCTTCCCACAGTGTTGGCTCCAACGCGGTTGAGAGGCCGGTCATGCCATGCAGGATGGCGATGGCGGCATCGAAGCTCTCTGCCCGGAAGAAGACCCAGGCAATGATCACCGCGATCATCGTGACGCCCCAGCTGGCACAGATCTTCACCGGGGCCGGGATGATTTGGGCCAGGCGGGTATCTTTCATCACGGCTGACCAAGCGTGATTGATGGTCAGGTACAGGCCGTGTAGCAGACCCCAAACCACGAAGGTCCAAGCGGCACCATGCCATAGGCCACCCAGCAGCATGGTGAGCATCAGGTTGAGATAGCGCCGTTGCTTGCTGCACTGATTGCCGCCCAGCGGGATGTATAGGTAATCACGCAGGAAGCGAGACAGGGTGATGTGCCAGCGACGCCAGAAATCAACGATGCTGCGCGCCTTGTAGGGCGAGTTGAAGTTGATCGGCAGTCGAATGCCAAACAACCGCGCCAGGCCGAGCGCCATATCGCAATAGCCAGAGAAGTCGAAATAGATCTGGAAGGTGTAGGCAAGAGCGCCAATCCAGGCCGCCTCAAGCGGTATGCCATGGGCATCACCGGCGGCCCCAAAAACCAGGTTCGCATAGGGGGCCATGCTGTCAGCCAGCACGATCTTCTTGAATAGGCCAATGGCCAAGAGCGTACCGCCAACGGCCAGGTTGGTGCTCAACTTGCCCTGGAACACCTTCAGCTTGAACTGCGGCAACGTATCCTTCTGGAGGACAATCGGGCCGGCGATCAGCTGCGGGAAAAACACCACGAACAGGGCATAGCGGGCGAAGTCACAATTGGTCACCTGGCCCTTATAGGTATCGCAGAGGAAGGAGATCTGCTGGAAGGTGAAGAACGAGATCGCCAGCGGTAGCACGATGTTTAACAGGGCCAGATCATGGCCACTGATCGCGTTGTAGTTCTGAATGAAGAAGTTGGCGTATTTGAAGTAAGCCAGTGCCGCCAGGTTCAGCACGATGCCGATCGTCAGCACCGCCTTATCTTTCGATATCGATAGGAACCGGTGCAGCAAGTAGTTCACCACCACCGAGCCAATCAGAAGCAGCAGGTACGGCACGCTCCACCAGGCGTAGAAGGCGATGGAAGCGCCAACCAACCACCAGATGATTGCAGCCTCATGACCCCGCCAGCGCAGGAACAGAAAACCTGCCAGTACCGGTGGTAGGAACAGATAGATGAATTCTAATGAACTGAAGACCATGATCCCCTCCTAGAGCATCAATTGGTTGGTGACTGTTTAGTCTGTTGCAGCCGCGACTTCCGTGACGGTCAGCGCGGCGTGCTGGGTGTCGAGTTGTTTGAGTAAGGCGCGCGCACCCTGGTGCCGTTGGGCGGCCCCCCGTTCGGCGAGCTCTCTCGCCCTGGCGAGGTCGCGTGGGACAAGATCCCCTTTGAAGTGCAGGCGTCCCAGCTCAGCCATGGAGCCGGGATGGCCCACCTCAACCCCATCTTCCAACAGGGCGACGGCATCTGGCCGCTCCAGGCCAAAGCGCTCTTTAAGGTGCAAGCGGGCGAGGTCGGTCATGGCGCCGCCATGGCTGAGGGCGATTGCTTGGTTCAGCCAATCGATCCCTTCCTGCGCTGCCTCGGTTGATTTGGCATTGCGGGTCAACATGAGGCCCAGCTCATGCATCGCGCCGGCATCGCCGAGCTCGGCTGAGCGGACAAACCACCGTTGGGCCTGATCAAGGTCGGGATCTTGGAATTCACCCCTCAGATAGAGGCGGCCAAGGGTCTTCGCCGCACTGGCGGAGCCGCTATTTGCCTTGCTGATGAGGCCGTCTCTCGCTCTTGCAAACCAGTACTGGGCCATGCGGGGGTTCTGTGCGAAGCCGCTACCACCCTCATTTAGCAGGCGGGCCAATTGTATGGTGGCGGTTGGATAGCCAAAGATGGCGGCCTGCTCGTAGTGACCGCTGGCCGCTTCATAGCTAACGGCAACGCCGAGGCCACGCTCGTAGTGTTTGGCGAGCTGCACATGCGCTTTGTCATGGCCGAACTCCAGGCTCTTCAAGAACCATTGGAAGGCCATGGTCATGCAACCTGGGCCGGTGGCCCGTTGGTATAGCCGCCCAAGCTCATAAGCCGCCGCCCCGCGCTCCGCAAAGTCGTAAGAAACGGCGCGTTTGAAGGCCTCTTTGGCCGCGTGTGGGTCCGGATCAACGCCATGTCCTGATTTGAGCGCCCGGCCGAGATGGTAAAGCGCTGTCGGGTGCCCTTCGGCTGCTAGGCTACGAATGATCTCGTAGGCCTCTTCCCATTGCTTAAGCTTCTGTAACGCTCGGGCGTGTTTCAGCTGCTCAAGAACCCGTGCATCAACGCGTTGGGTTGGCTCGACCGTTGTCATGAGCGCTGCGGCTGGTGGTTCTGCCATCATGAGGGCGGAAACCAGGGCGGCGCCTGCCAGGGTGCCAAAGGCGGTCTTCACCGTTCGGGTATTCGTCTTGCGTAACATCACTGGACCCCCTTCCAGATGCGGCAGCCTTTGCCAGTGCTTAGGCTGATGCCGTCTTGTTGAATGGTGTTGGTGGTTGATGCGGGATCGAGCGGGCATTCCACCGTGTCGCTGAAGTTGCGGGTGGCACGCTGCACATGCGGCGCCTCAACGGTCATCCGGGCCAGCTGCGCGACAATCTCGCGGGCTGCATTGGCGTCGAAGTGATAAGCGTCAGTGAACCGATCCAGATCGCGTGTGAAAGCGCTGTCGAAATCGAAGTCGACCACCGGTGCCAGTTCAGCGAGCCGGAGGCGGAAATCGTTATTGGCACGCGCCATGCCGAAATCATTCAGCCGTTGCTGCATCTCGGTAATGGTTGGCGGGATGACGAAGACCAGCTGGACGTCGTTCTGTCGGGTCCAGTCCGCGATCTCGACGATCTTTGACCATAGGCGATCGGAGAATTGGAACCGACGCCAATCGGCAGCCCCGTTGGTGCCCACTTGCTTGGCGAAGCGACTGGGCAGATCACGCTCAATCTCCTCAATCTGCCAGATGGCGGACCAATGACCGAGGCCGCGCCCAAGACCCAAATTCGGCCCCTTGGAATGATCGCCGATGATCAGCGACATGCGTTGGGCAATGGCCCGCTGGTCGACTTCACAGTCTTTGCAATTTTCGGGGTCGAGCAGAACTTCCAGCGTAACAGGCTCTTCGCCAAGCTTAATGGCTGTCGTCTGGCTGTCTGTGGCAGCTGCATGGGCTGTTGAGGTAAGCGATGGCAGGTTGGCATGAAGCTCCTCGCCATAACGGTCTTCGAGGTTCTTAATGGCCGTCTTTAGGACGAACCAACTCGTGTAGTACTCGAACGGGCTATCGGCGATACGGATCGCCTCAGGTACCCGGTTGAGCCCACCCTTATGCCGCTCATCAAAGCTGCGTAGGGGGAGGCTGACCACAAGGGTTTCAAGGTCGGTGCGGTCCTGCAGGTATTTGAAGGTGTCATAGATCTCAAAGATCGTGGCACCGCCATAGGCGAAGTTGTAGACGCCCTCGACACCAACCTCATTCCAGTATTTGTCCTGCAATGCACGGGCACGGCTGTCGCCTAGAACGATGAACTGATCCTGACGCCGTGGATACTCAATCATCTTCCACAGCGGATAATGGGCGCGGAGGCTGATTTCCTCCCGGTCCAAGCCAAGGTCGAACTGATTGTTCATCCGGAATGGATCAACGATCCAGTTGGCCAAGGCCGGGCCGAAGCCGAGTACCAAAGCCAGGATCAAAGCGGGTAGATAACGCCGTGGGCGATTTTGTTTAAGCATTGTTGGAACCTCCGATTGCCTAAGAAGTGGCAAGGACGATGCCAACGGGTTGGTGTTTTTTATTTCAGCAAAAACAAATGGTTATGGTTTTTTGTTGCTTTTGCGATCTGCAAAGGTTTGCGATTTGCAAAATGCCGTCACCACAAGATTCGCAGCATAAAAAAGGGGCGGGACCAAAGCCCCGCCCGTTCAAGTGTTGGTTGGTTTAGTTAGACGATGAAGATGCCTGCATCGAAGAGTGAGGTTGCATCCTCACCATCGATACCTTGCAGGATGACAAGATCGGTCAGGCCATCACCGGTCCCGCCTTTGCGGACCGAGATCAGGGCGCCATCATCCGTATCCTCGACATTGAGGCGGGCGATGATCTCATCATCAGTCTCTGCGTTCTTCATCACATGACGAAGATCGATGGCATCATCGTTAAGATCGAAGTCGGTGATGATGTCGGCATCGCCATCAATGTCATAGCTACGCCATTCGAAGATATCGTCACCCGACCCACCGGTCAGTGTATCCTCGCCACCAAGTGAGCGGATGCGATCATCACCGCCGCCAGCAATCAGCTCATTCGCTTCTTTGCTGCCCTTGATGCTGTCATCACCATCACCGCTGATCGCGTTCTGGATATACTTCAGGTAGTCATTGCCGATCTCAAGCCCGTGTGCCTTCTTATTGTGCAGTAGGATTCTGAGATCATTGTCGTAGTCGGAGTAATCGACCGTGTTGACGCCCCGACCACCATGGAAGGAGTCATCACCGGCATCGGCAATGAAGGTATCATCACCATGGCCACCCTGTAGGTCGTCATCACCATGACCACCAGACAGCGTATCCTCACCGGCACCACCCTTTAGTGTGTCATCGCCATAACCACCGATTAGGTAGTCATCGCCAGACCCACCGATGACCAGGTCATCATGGTTACCACCGTCGAGCGTGTCCTGGCCATGGCCACCAATGATGGTGTCATCCTGGCTATCGCCATTGATGACATCGTCACCGCTGTTACCGCCAAGGCTATCACGCCCCTGACCACCGGATAGGTTGTCATTACCCGAGTTGCCAAAGACGGTATCGTCGCCTGACTCCCCGACCGCCTGGTCATCACCAGAGCCACCATGCAGGGCATCATTGCCGTTATCGCCTTCAAGCTTGTCGTTGCCGGACCGGCCATGCAGTTCGTCAGCGCCATTACCGCCATAGAGGTGATCATTATCGGATGGCGGGATGATTACGACGTCATCGTCACCGTCGCCATCACCTGTATCCGGATCCTCATCGTCATTCCCGGTTTGGTAATGGGCATTCAGAACCTGGGCATTAACGGTGCCGATATCGACCGTGAAAACACTGTCATCAAAGTCGCGATCGCCGCCATTGTAGAGATCCTCAAACCCAATGGTCAGCGTGCCAGCATCAGGCTTCAAGATGCCCGCCGTATGCAGCAAACCATCCGCGTTTAGCTGTTGATGCTCACCGAATGCCGCCGTGTGGTACTTGTCCACACGGATTTCGGTTTCGGTGCCATCCTCGGCCACGTGGATCAGATCGGGGTTGATGCTGTTCAGGGTGGCAATCTCACCATCCGCATCACGAAACTCGAGAGCGCCAGCCTCTAGATCAACATCGTTGTATCGACCGTTGAGATTGTAACCATTGGAAACGATGAAGAAGGATATTTGGTCACCAGCTTCCACGTCCAAGTACTCTCTCGAAACCCCCTGAACCAAATCACCGCCTGAATATCTCAGCGATGCATTTGGCCAAATGATCTCAACATCCGTAATGGTCTCATCCTCCTGCACCTTGTAGGTGCCGAAGGTGTTTTTGTACCCGGCTGTTTCACCCTCAAAGATAACAGAGACATCGTAGTCATCGGTGATCTCGACAGATTCAACATCGACGATGTTGGGGCCGCCGGAGCCGAAGACGATATCGTTGCCGTTATTACCTCTTAGGGTGTCATCCCCGGTACCGCCCCAGATCTCGTCATTCCCGTTTTGGCCGGTGATAGAGTCATCGCCAGCCCGTCCGGACATAACGTCTGAGGTATTCTTACCAGTAATATTATCATCCTCATTGGTGCCCACGATGGGGCGACTTGCAATCAAGCTAGGCATGATTTGGTCCTCCTAGATTTGCCAAACGGACCACACAGCCCCTCGTCTGTGTGGTCTCGCTTAGGCAGGGGG
This genomic interval carries:
- a CDS encoding MBOAT family protein; protein product: MVFSSLEFIYLFLPPVLAGFLFLRWRGHEAAIIWWLVGASIAFYAWWSVPYLLLLIGSVVVNYLLHRFLSISKDKAVLTIGIVLNLAALAYFKYANFFIQNYNAISGHDLALLNIVLPLAISFFTFQQISFLCDTYKGQVTNCDFARYALFVVFFPQLIAGPIVLQKDTLPQFKLKVFQGKLSTNLAVGGTLLAIGLFKKIVLADSMAPYANLVFGAAGDAHGIPLEAAWIGALAYTFQIYFDFSGYCDMALGLARLFGIRLPINFNSPYKARSIVDFWRRWHITLSRFLRDYLYIPLGGNQCSKQRRYLNLMLTMLLGGLWHGAAWTFVVWGLLHGLYLTINHAWSAVMKDTRLAQIIPAPVKICASWGVTMIAVIIAWVFFRAESFDAAIAILHGMTGLSTALEPTLWEGLTNGSAWIWLQFLALAIIAVWMPNSIELTARYRPVIDVARELRIKLGQAPKLWQPTPAWSLAIATIAVISIIQMYRIGDLTEFIYFNF
- a CDS encoding helix-turn-helix transcriptional regulator; the encoded protein is MTSDQPKPREALGKALREAREKAGLSRVALCQKIGISENTLIRYERAGLEEDGQYPSSQNLAMLCLFLDLHPIWTLLKCVPEEHQEAAEQAFIDYSYEPSYQFHFMQTQYLALLKDNQIQREALRILTKDPDELDDDEKYLKQWLVEQSQEIHDRQEAFDQRMLAFMTLTGAEKNESLFIPGPEAQQATDFFDYLAEAPEAGRAEQRIDAQIARKYREIEHLKLHKKEEPAGGETKTDSSTNSNPPTDPKEDRR
- a CDS encoding protein rep; protein product: MSSPANLDIHANNVSPPALVTSNRQQSHAQAGDNGDRGLSKIRRHQLRRTSASLLPGERVKKCGQQPVGTTVTLHATHTGHHFAGVETCGSVWHCPVCAAKITEGRREEIDAVLESHRKAGGAVYMMTLTIPHHRMQTCEELRHVVRDVWRFVKQGSPWKRAKAKFGYLGDVRAMEVTHGHDGWHPHLHILVFMHPDATEDDAEQLGFYFFDRWARSVERKGYGQCSADAFTFDRVTEDSGAAEYVGKWGASLELTKAHTKLAGNGGRTPWQILDDCHRHGSKRDKALFREYAHAFKGARQLTWGGDIRHRYDNSPEATDEELAASKELPETHIATLGNALWKHIRRQQIIPHVLVEADQADGVEGVIALLRAQGLDVIQREHQSLELGRRVPFLDLAPPSQTSPGIPPGTCPGTCPGSYREPYPPRNFNDLEDGMGITTSNHRKVNP
- a CDS encoding helix-turn-helix transcriptional regulator — encoded protein: MTDTATLNQATTAGERLRAAREQAGLSRNDLAEKTDLTLRIIEKFEQGLQEPNLSRLVAICEALGCSTDHIAFGTDDAPEHIDHQDADYEDERGGNPVLSIFYETRAAGLLIAIDEMRVGEFSGNRRKLGPMVGDLEASLRYLDPEELIDLAIERDIAKLSDGQWQELASVAFENATDDQKHQLDAVGKRIIDTALFGVDLETMTDEQLEALDDQLSGKPFVQLFEGKDLISGLRMRMRSAITEGGPIFDER
- a CDS encoding sel1 repeat family protein produces the protein MLRKTNTRTVKTAFGTLAGAALVSALMMAEPPAAALMTTVEPTQRVDARVLEQLKHARALQKLKQWEEAYEIIRSLAAEGHPTALYHLGRALKSGHGVDPDPHAAKEAFKRAVSYDFAERGAAAYELGRLYQRATGPGCMTMAFQWFLKSLEFGHDKAHVQLAKHYERGLGVAVSYEAASGHYEQAAIFGYPTATIQLARLLNEGGSGFAQNPRMAQYWFARARDGLISKANSGSASAAKTLGRLYLRGEFQDPDLDQAQRWFVRSAELGDAGAMHELGLMLTRNAKSTEAAQEGIDWLNQAIALSHGGAMTDLARLHLKERFGLERPDAVALLEDGVEVGHPGSMAELGRLHFKGDLVPRDLARARELAERGAAQRHQGARALLKQLDTQHAALTVTEVAAATD
- a CDS encoding helix-turn-helix domain-containing protein, whose protein sequence is MTGYLLTETTATSPPPQARRMPEFLSVKRVARLLDVHPQTVRRMLDNGTLDGIRLGRVRLVSVQSYLEYVEKQKCQSRQSEAANLSPLALSSDPTSQTSTSEMVAENLQLNARIGRALNNA